Proteins from one Chroococcidiopsis sp. CCMEE 29 genomic window:
- a CDS encoding IS1 family transposase (programmed frameshift), with protein sequence MQCPQCSSTHIRKNGIKQGKQNHICVACGRQFIDTYDTPRTYSDDIKQHCLTLYVNGMGFRAIERVTGVHHPTVIYWVKQVGHQLPDAPSSDKVPQVGQRDELETFVGFEKNKIWLWTAVDHFRPGILAWVLGDHSGETFQPLRAIVGAGKCYFYVTDGWSVYPGLIADGDQIVSKTYMTRVEGENTRLRHYLARLHRKTLCYSNSEEMLRHSIRLLLHYLRFWDVPVPQ encoded by the exons ATGCAATGTCCTCAGTGCAGCTCTACTCATATCCGTAAGAACGGGATCAAGCAGGGTAAACAAAATCATATCTGTGTCGCGTGTGGTCGTCAGTTTATTGACACGTATGACACCCCTCGGACTTACTCAGATGATATCAAACAACATTGCCTGACACTATATGTCAACGGCATGGGTTTTCGTGCGATTGAACGTGTTACAGGGGTGCATCATCCAACGGTTATCTACTGGGTGAAGCAGGTAGGACACCAACTTCCAGATGCGCCTTCATCAGACAAAGTTCCTCAAGTGGGACAACGCGATGAACTCGAAACCTTTGTGGGTT TCGAAAAAAACAAAATCTGGCTGTGGACAGCAGTTGACCACTTCCGACCAGGGATTTTAGCGTGGGTGTTGGGCGACCATAGTGGAGAAACATTTCAGCCATTGCGGGCAATCGTCGGAGCCGGGAAATGCTACTTCTATGTCACAGATGGCTGGAGTGTCTACCCAGGTTTGATTGCCGATGGCGACCAGATTGTCAGCAAGACCTACATGACGCGAGTGGAAGGTGAAAATACCCGCTTACGCCACTATTTAGCCCGGTTGCATCGCAAGACCCTTTGCTACTCCAACTCAGAAGAAATGCTGAGGCATTCGATTCGTTTGCTACTGCACTACTTGAGATTCTGGGATGTCCCTGTTCCTCAATGA
- a CDS encoding Uma2 family endonuclease, with protein MSQVLAQTTFEDFLEWKPENGRYELHNGVIIEMQPTGEHERIKGVLIRKIAVEFDKLNLPYFIPNQALVKIPSKQTSYLPDVLLLNNAALASEPLWNKFSTVQKGASIPLIVEVVSTNWRDDYFAKLGDYEEIGIPEYWIVDYAALGGRRFIGNPKQPTISVYQLVDDEYQVSQFRGDDIILSPTFPSLNLTAEQVFQAAFVME; from the coding sequence ATGAGTCAAGTTTTAGCACAAACAACTTTTGAGGATTTTTTGGAATGGAAACCTGAAAATGGACGCTATGAACTGCACAATGGAGTCATTATAGAAATGCAGCCCACTGGCGAACACGAGAGAATTAAGGGGGTTTTGATAAGAAAAATAGCAGTAGAATTTGATAAATTGAATCTTCCTTATTTTATCCCTAATCAAGCATTAGTAAAAATTCCTTCAAAACAAACAAGCTATCTCCCCGATGTATTGCTATTAAACAATGCAGCTCTAGCTTCAGAACCATTATGGAATAAATTTTCTACTGTTCAGAAAGGAGCTTCAATTCCCCTCATTGTAGAGGTAGTCAGTACAAACTGGCGCGATGACTACTTTGCCAAATTGGGAGATTATGAAGAAATAGGAATTCCTGAATATTGGATTGTAGATTATGCAGCTTTGGGTGGTAGGCGATTTATTGGAAATCCCAAACAACCAACCATATCGGTTTACCAATTAGTTGATGATGAGTATCAGGTAAGTCAATTTAGGGGAGATGACATTATCCTATCGCCAACGTTTCCCAGCTTAAACCTCACTGCTGAACAGGTATTTCAAGCTGCATTTGTAATGGAATAA
- a CDS encoding M15 family metallopeptidase yields the protein MDRAGFSGKPQNVSAHSLEDIPEALRDTPNAQNRPRMKLMFLIGGLVGLGAIALSAGSWYVASALQKNAVSEPVGVSAPSPAPTPAAEKVNSPDSNSETLLGHFVYAEAPTSELKPIVANGQIKLRQAAAKQFQAMAAAARAAGVVLVPISGFRSATDQEHIFFDVKAQRGQVTTKRAEVSAPPGYSEHHTGYAVDIGDGTAPATNLSPNFDKTKAFKWLSANAARFSFEMSFPKDNPQGVSYEPWHWRYVGDRDSLETFYKARNIKP from the coding sequence GTGGATAGAGCTGGGTTTTCTGGAAAGCCGCAAAATGTTTCTGCTCACTCGCTAGAGGATATTCCAGAGGCTTTACGGGATACTCCTAACGCCCAAAATCGACCCCGCATGAAGCTGATGTTTTTGATTGGGGGGTTGGTAGGATTGGGAGCGATCGCCCTCAGTGCCGGTTCCTGGTATGTCGCTTCTGCGCTACAAAAAAACGCTGTTTCTGAGCCGGTAGGCGTAAGTGCTCCTAGTCCAGCTCCAACACCAGCCGCTGAAAAAGTCAATTCCCCAGATAGCAACTCAGAAACACTGCTGGGGCACTTTGTCTATGCTGAAGCGCCAACATCTGAACTAAAACCAATTGTGGCGAATGGTCAAATCAAGCTACGTCAAGCTGCTGCCAAACAATTTCAGGCAATGGCGGCAGCAGCACGGGCTGCGGGTGTAGTGTTAGTGCCAATTTCCGGCTTTCGCTCCGCTACAGACCAGGAACACATATTTTTTGACGTCAAGGCACAGCGGGGGCAAGTGACGACAAAGCGAGCAGAAGTCAGCGCTCCTCCAGGCTATAGCGAACATCATACTGGTTACGCAGTGGATATTGGAGACGGTACAGCACCAGCAACGAACCTGAGCCCAAATTTTGACAAAACTAAAGCGTTTAAATGGCTCTCTGCTAATGCTGCTCGCTTCAGCTTTGAAATGTCTTTTCCCAAAGACAACCCCCAAGGCGTGAGCTATGAACCCTGGCACTGGCGCTATGTAGGCGATCGCGATAGTCTGGAAACCTTCTACAAAGCTAGAAATATCAAACCTTAG
- a CDS encoding L,D-transpeptidase, translating into MKSINYKDYTVALPSASTIWDRARHWAWKPLTIAIVILAALPAKAEPIRAPLLPGRLVGGVNQISRPADISIDLLASYYGVHSNRISKMDSGELRLDQRRIEPKFYDWVNGIVLNVPEAHLYLVRDGQIVKSYPVGVSRSSWQVPLGRTKVVRMDQNPTWYVPESIQQEMARKGQVVREQVPPGLNNPLGSRWIGFATGSYGFHGTSDPASIKDYESHGCVRMLEPHVQELFEQVKVGTPVRIYYQPVKLAVEGDRIWMASYPDIYNLYNRGRDPHAMVRELATQAGVLNRIDWQAVERKLREQDGIISNVALSRS; encoded by the coding sequence ATGAAAAGTATCAACTATAAAGATTACACAGTAGCCTTGCCGTCCGCTTCCACCATATGGGATAGGGCAAGGCACTGGGCATGGAAGCCGCTCACCATCGCAATTGTAATATTAGCAGCCTTACCAGCTAAAGCAGAACCCATTCGTGCACCTTTGTTACCAGGTCGTTTAGTAGGAGGAGTAAACCAAATCTCTCGCCCTGCGGACATAAGTATCGACCTGCTTGCCAGCTATTATGGAGTTCACTCCAATCGAATCAGCAAAATGGATTCCGGGGAGTTGAGACTCGATCAAAGGCGCATCGAACCTAAGTTTTACGATTGGGTAAATGGCATCGTCCTCAATGTGCCGGAAGCGCATTTATACTTGGTACGCGACGGGCAGATTGTTAAGAGTTATCCGGTAGGCGTTTCCCGCAGCAGTTGGCAGGTTCCGCTTGGGCGAACAAAAGTCGTTCGCATGGATCAGAACCCCACTTGGTACGTGCCTGAGTCAATTCAGCAAGAAATGGCGCGCAAGGGACAGGTCGTTAGGGAGCAAGTTCCGCCAGGTCTTAATAACCCGCTTGGCTCACGCTGGATTGGATTTGCTACCGGAAGTTACGGTTTTCATGGCACTAGCGATCCAGCCTCAATCAAGGATTACGAATCCCACGGCTGCGTGCGGATGCTAGAACCTCACGTCCAGGAGCTTTTCGAACAGGTAAAAGTGGGAACCCCTGTCCGCATCTATTACCAACCGGTCAAGCTAGCAGTAGAAGGCGATCGCATTTGGATGGCTAGTTACCCTGATATCTATAACCTCTATAACCGGGGCAGAGATCCCCACGCTATGGTTCGCGAACTGGCAACTCAGGCGGGTGTGTTAAACCGGATCGATTGGCAAGCAGTCGAGCGAAAACTGCGCGAACAAGATGGAATCATCTCTAATGTCGCCCTCTCACGCTCATAG
- a CDS encoding AEC family transporter, translating into MKLLELYLPLVGLVLLGLILGSKLPKSVPAYLGQFLFWVGVPISIVAFLRQADLSGPIWIAPVFAWIAIFLGAGLAWAWIYWQGKRNGLVSSSAPRSFWSRPTQGSFLLAAMVGNTGYLGYPVTLAVVGTQYFGWALFYDLLGTTLGAYGLGVVLAACFGRSVQNHWQLAQAILINPALWSLGLGLVFRQLQLPALAELSLQRLGWTIVSLSLVLIGMRLQQLNSWHSLPKASIGLVIKMLLVPLILGSSLSLFGLKGAPQLVIVLQMAMPPAFATLVIAEAYDLDRDLAVTALAVGSTGLLMMLPIWLWLFGS; encoded by the coding sequence TTGAAGCTTCTAGAACTCTATTTACCACTAGTAGGATTAGTCCTCTTAGGATTAATCCTCGGCAGCAAACTGCCAAAATCCGTCCCTGCTTATCTAGGCCAGTTTCTCTTTTGGGTAGGGGTTCCCATTAGTATTGTGGCTTTTCTGCGTCAGGCTGACTTATCGGGTCCAATTTGGATTGCACCCGTGTTTGCTTGGATAGCCATTTTTCTAGGCGCAGGGTTAGCTTGGGCTTGGATTTATTGGCAGGGGAAGAGGAACGGTCTTGTAAGTTCTAGCGCACCCAGATCATTCTGGAGTAGACCCACTCAGGGTAGTTTTCTCCTAGCAGCAATGGTAGGAAACACTGGTTATCTAGGTTACCCAGTCACGCTGGCTGTTGTAGGTACTCAATACTTTGGCTGGGCACTGTTCTATGATTTGCTGGGCACAACACTGGGAGCTTATGGATTAGGTGTTGTTCTAGCAGCTTGTTTTGGCAGGAGTGTCCAGAACCACTGGCAGTTAGCTCAGGCGATATTAATCAATCCCGCTCTATGGAGCTTAGGGTTAGGCTTAGTATTCCGTCAACTACAGCTACCTGCCCTCGCTGAATTAAGCTTACAAAGGTTAGGCTGGACTATTGTGTCGCTGTCTTTAGTACTAATTGGCATGCGTCTGCAACAACTGAATTCCTGGCACAGTCTGCCCAAAGCATCAATTGGCTTAGTGATTAAAATGCTGCTAGTCCCCTTAATTTTGGGCAGTAGTTTATCGCTGTTTGGTCTCAAAGGCGCACCCCAACTGGTAATTGTGCTACAGATGGCAATGCCCCCCGCTTTCGCCACATTAGTGATTGCCGAAGCCTATGATCTTGACCGCGATTTAGCGGTTACTGCCTTAGCAGTTGGTTCTACTGGACTTTTAATGATGCTGCCAATTTGGTTATGGTTGTTTGGAAGTTGA